Part of the Rhizobium viscosum genome is shown below.
GGCTGCGTCGATAACCAGCAACGGCCTCCATCTAAACTCCACAATGTCTGCGAACAAACTGAACGCAGCCCCCCGATAGTGGAGCGAAAGAAAGGGCCGGAAACCTTATTCCCCCTCCACTGGAGAGGAGTTCATAGTGAAAATATTAGCGTTTTTCCGTCTGTCGGGTCGACGGACGGCCGATAGAAAGGCGACCTTTTGATGCAGGCTGGACAGGGGCGAAACGACGCTGTTGATGATTGCGATCACGGGCAATATCCACGCGACTACGGGGCTGTGCTTTCTCGAAACGATCCTTGCGTTACCAGCGAAGCTGCCGAGGAGCAGCGTCGTACCGCGGATGATCGTCCTCGAAGGGGAGCAGACACCATCCTCATCTGCATCCTGACCGGCCTGTCCGGCGCTATCACAGGCTTTGTATTTGCCGGTCAATTCGCGGTCGCTGGCGTCGCCTATGCTGCGCTGGTCCTCGGCGGAATTCTCGGCTGGCTGGCGCGGGGAGCCGTGGCATGAGAGCTCCTTACGCACTCTTCATCGCCATCGACAATCTCGGCGACATCTCGGATTCGATCGCCGCATAACCTTCATCGTACGGCGCTCGACCGATTGAACGCTCGCTGCCAAAGCGCATTCAGTTCGTTAACGAGCAGAGCTACAGAGGCGTCTTTCAGGCTCTCAGCTAAATATCGATACCCGTCATCTGATGGCAGGTTGACCTTTCGCATCACGGTGCGTTTGCGGAGTTCGCGAGCGCGTTGATTGGTGAAAGCGCGCGCGGCCCTTTCAGTAAATCACTCCTGGGTCTGGCAAACATATAGCAACGGCGCCTTGGCAAGGCTCGTGTCGACACGCTGTTTTCTGTCAGCGACTTCGCAATAGAAATCAAGCACATTGGCGATACCCGTCGAGCGAGAAAAGGCAGTCAAATCGTAGCCGACGCGCGCGTGGCTCACAACACCCTGAGGCTTGAAGGCGTCAGTCAGGGCCGCTGACATGTCGTCGATGGAACCAGGTTGCACCAGAGCGACTGGATGGCCATGCAGATATTCCGAGGGTCCCTTCGTCGCTGTTGCGATAATAGGGAGTCCTTCACGCATGGCCTCAAGTATGGCCAGACCGAACGATTCCTCGCGAGACGGGGAGACGAACAGGTCTAAATTGCGCAGAAATCCGGACACGTTGTCTGTATAACCCGGCAAGTGAATTCGACGGTCGCCTCCCGCAATCTTTTTTAGCTCGCTGCGCTGCGGCCCCTCGCCGACTATAACCAGCGCCGTATTTTCTGGCGCAGATCGCCTGAAGGCCGCGATAAGGACGTCGTTTCCTTTGCTGGGATGCAGTCGTCCTACGGCGCCCACCAACCGCGTTTCACGAGGTAGATTCAATTTGGAACGCAGGTCTACGGCCTCTCCACTCGCTGCATCTGGCAGCCAGTTCGAAATCAAACCTGCTTGACCGTCGTAACCGGCGAGGCGGGACAGCTGATCGCGGTTCACGCAGATCACGCCGTTCATCCGTGCGTGTCGCTTCGGCTTGAACCCGACATGCAGGGTCGCAATCGTCGTCACGCCATCGGGAACGCTGGCAAGGGCCCTGCTTCCTGGGCTGTGATGTGCATGCGCGACCTCGATTCCGGCCCTCGCAATCAACTGTCGCAGCCTCATCCCACGCAGTAGCGCAGTCGAGAACCCGTGAAAATTGACCTTGTCGGAGAGGAGCGGGATGATCGGCGAGCCGCGAAATCCGGCGACGTGAATCTCATGCCCGAGAGCTGCCTGTCCGTTGGCGAGGTCGATACAGTGCCTCTCTGACCCTGCAATTTCGTCTGCGAAAAGTAGATGCAGGATGCGCAGCTTGCGCATCGCCGAAGATGAGACCTTCCCGTCGATGGAAGGTGACAACAAGTTTCTGCTTCTCGCACCGATGCTTTGCAAATTAACAGGCATCAGGCCCCCTTCTGCTAATTGATCTCTCTTCATATCGCCGGCATGTTTCAGCTTCGTGGACGACATATGAATGTTTGGTGGATTTAATCTCGGAGAGATCGATGAGAGTGCCACCAGTGCTTTCAGGAAGCTTTGGCTTGGTCGGGATCCTGGCGCGATCGGTGAGGTGAGTTTCGCGCGCCAGTTGCCGGAGATCACGAACATCGCGACCGCAATTATCGGCATTCAGGCCAGTCTCTTCGGATGTTTTACCGCCTCACGTTGCGTGACCCATTCGTCGCATTCGAAGAAAATTGCGCCAGTCCATCCATCTCATTGGATATACAGCGAGCGCGGCATGAACTCCTCTCGATGTGCGTCTGTGACCGCAGTCGAGAACATGATGGCGAAGAAAGCCATGATGGCGCAGAAGATAATCAAGCGGCAGACAAGCATCCTCGCTCCTTTCTATCGGCTTGATATTGCTGGCTTATGTTTGACGTGTGCACAGATAGCGTGGAGCTTCGGTGAAGATCGCCGGTATGGACGATTTCCAGACAGTTGATGCCTGTACACCTCGGCAACGCCCTGCAATATGCAAGGCAGTTTTCCAACCACGGGCAGCGGATAGATCCGGCGCTGGCAGGTGACGTGGTCGGCCACCACAGAATGATCATCCATGGAGAGATTACGCATGAGCAGAGCTCGATACCCGCTGGCAATTCGCGTTTTGCACTGGATTATGGCGGCGATCGTGTTGGCGATGATCGCACTTGGTTGGGCAATGACTTCGGCTGGCGAGTCCGGGCCAGAGGCCCTGTACCCGCTTCACAAGTCATTCGGATTGCTGATACTCATTCTTGTATCTTTGAGACTCGTATTTCGCATATGGGCGCGAGTACCGGCGTTGCCGACCGGCCTCAGAAAATGGGAGGTCGCTGCCGCCAAGGCAGCCCATATTACTCTCTATGTGTTGATGATTGTCGTCCCACTCATGGGGTACGCGATGTCGAGTTCGTTCACGCAGAGTGACGGAGTCGTTTTCTTCGGGATCACGGTGCCGGAGCTGTTGCCCAAGGACGATACGCAGTTCAGGCTGTTCCAGCTGCTGCATCGGCTTCTGGCGTACACATTGCTCTTCGTGGTCGCGCTACACGTTCTCGCAGTCCTGAAGCATCGCTTCTTCGATCGAAACAAGGAGAATGACGTCCTTTCACGCATGCTGTGATGCCTGGCCGAACCGGAGACAGTACCGTCACCTGTCGAGCGTTGGCGTTTGATCGGAGATGCGCCGAGCGTCAGTTCGTGACCGAGGCGCCCCGGAGCCAAAGCTGACTTGATTGACGATCGCTGCTAGGCGGCAAGCTCCCCCGGCCGGGGATGCCTGGAGCCGCTCGAAGGTTGGGCTACGGCAGTTGCAGCCGCGCTTGAAGGGTGTTCTTCGGTGCTTTGTGGATTTGCGTATAGTTCGACCCGGTCACGGCCGCCCCGCTTCGCAAGGTAGAGTGCCTGGTCTGCCCGGTCCCGCAGCTTCTGTGCATTGCAATCGCCTCTCCAAACGGCAACGCCCGCGCTTACACTCGGCACTATCGTTTCCGTGCCGGACGCAAATGTCAAGGCGTTGACCGTCCCTCGAATTTGCTCCGCCTTGGCAACCGCAGTTTCTTCAGTTTGATCACGCAGAAAAAGCGCGAACTCCTCCCCGCCAAGACGGCCGAACGTGACCGTGCGTCCAGCAGCAGCTGCGATCGCTTGGGCCACGCCGACAAGAACTACATCGCCCGTCTCATGGCCGTAACGGTCGTTGACACTCTTGAAGTGGTCGATGTCTATCATGATGAAGGCGTCACCCTCCTTGAATTCGTTCGGAACGGATGCCAGGAAGTGCTGCCGGTTTGGGATCCCCGTCAGCACATCGGTGTTGGCGAGGCGTCTGAGTTGAGTTTCTGCGCGTTCCTGGACCAGGACAACCACGAAGAGTGCGACAGAGAAATGGCAAATGATAAGCATGAAGAAAGCATAGCGGGGTTCGACCGGCCCATACTGTGGAAAGATCATTCCGACAGCAACCAGCGTCGAAAAGCCCATGGCGGCCGCGAGCGATGCAAGCAGACCCCATCTCGCGGGCAAGCGGTCGAGGAAAAAATCCCTTAAGATGACAACGCAGGAGACGCCGAGGAAAGCCGCAGTGTTCGCATTGAATATAGCAGCGCGCGTTTGATTGTCGGCGTACCAATGCATATAGCCAACGGCGACAGATAGGCTCAAGGCGACAACGAGCAGAAGGCAATCCGTAAGCTTTCGCCGACGGCCGCTCAACTGGACAAGCCCCATCGCCATCAGCGCGTAACCTGTGACGCCGATGGAGAAGCTTCCAAAAGTCCAAACCTCATATGGCAGTATGCCCTGCTCTCCCACTCCGGCAAGCGTGGATGCGACAGCAAGCAGGCCGTCGCCGATCGCCAGAAAATCGAGACCTGGCTCCCTGGAGCGCCACCTGACGTAGAAACAGCAGATGGCGCCGACTATGAACGAGCACTTGTGAAGAAGAAGAACTGTAGCAAGATCCATCGTCAAACCGAAAAACAACCGGGATGCCGATGCCTATAACCACCGAGAGCTACTTTTGAATGAATCTTCTTCCGCTGACACAGCAGATTAGAGACAACTTCATCGCGGAACCAGCTGGTGAGCTTTAAAAAATGCGAGGACTGCGCTTAAAAATTCTTCCGGCTGCTCCAAGTGCGCGAAATGACCGCTTTGGGTAAAGTGTACAAGTGCCGAATTGGAGCAACTGTCATCCAGGTTTTTTGCCCATTTCGGACCGCATATGAAATCGTGATCTCCGACCAGAACAAGCACCGGTATGGAAAGGTCCCGAAGCCTCGATCGGACGTCAAACGGATCACTGTTGCCGATGAGCATTGTTGCCTTTATCCGCAAGCGGAACACTCCAAGATCGAGCTTATCGTGAACACCGTCGGCAAAGTAAGCGGGCAGCAGATCGCGCATGATCCTGGTATAGTCTTCGTCGCTCGACATGTTCGGAACCGACTGCCACGCTCGCAGTACTGCCGGCCCCTCCGTCTGGTTTCGATCTGAGAAACTCCGCACACCGTTTGCCGCCGCCGCCATGAAGTCACTCCCTGTCACGGCCGACGACGAATACAAGATCATTGCCGATACGCGATCCGGGTGCTCGATCGTATATTGCTGGATGACGAACCCTCCATGGGAATGACCAAGAAGCGCGACGTTGGAAAGGTCGAGTGTTTCGAGGAACCTGCCAAGCTGTTTCGCGAAGCGTTCGACGGTATAGCCATGGGGGTGCTCCGCCAAACGGCTTGAGCCACCCGTGCCGATTGGCTCAAGGTACAACATGGTAAAATGACGCTCCAAAAAACCCATGCGAAGATATTGCCAGTGGATCCCTGGGCCGCCAGGGTGAACGACTATAACCGGCCCCTGGCCCGCGACATGAAAGCTTTGCTGAATTCCGTCGATATCGACGACATGATGTCCGGGATTGAGGCTATTTCGCATTGACATGGATTAGACCTTGTATCGCTTGAAAAACACGGTCGCAGTTGCACCGCGCCAGAGAAATGGATTGAGTTCGGGGCCGTGGACGGACACATTGGTAACAATGCGAACCTGTGAAGGACGTCGCACGCTTCGCGGCATCGAAGCTTTACTTGCATCCCGCACGACACACTTGGCCTAAACTCCGCCGATCGCCGTTGCCGCAGCATTACATGAAGAAAGCTGCGGCAAGAGCCGGAAGGCGAAGTCCGGTCGACTGCCGGTTTCGGTTCGTGCCAGTCACCGGCCGGTCAGAAGGACCTTACGTTTCGTATCGACTAGTAGCATACCTCGGTCCTGACCGGATGCCCGGGGCGCTGGGTGTCCCATTGCCAATAGCAGCG
Proteins encoded:
- a CDS encoding alpha/beta fold hydrolase → MSMRNSLNPGHHVVDIDGIQQSFHVAGQGPVIVVHPGGPGIHWQYLRMGFLERHFTMLYLEPIGTGGSSRLAEHPHGYTVERFAKQLGRFLETLDLSNVALLGHSHGGFVIQQYTIEHPDRVSAMILYSSSAVTGSDFMAAAANGVRSFSDRNQTEGPAVLRAWQSVPNMSSDEDYTRIMRDLLPAYFADGVHDKLDLGVFRLRIKATMLIGNSDPFDVRSRLRDLSIPVLVLVGDHDFICGPKWAKNLDDSCSNSALVHFTQSGHFAHLEQPEEFLSAVLAFFKAHQLVPR
- a CDS encoding GGDEF domain-containing protein, whose translation is MDLATVLLLHKCSFIVGAICCFYVRWRSREPGLDFLAIGDGLLAVASTLAGVGEQGILPYEVWTFGSFSIGVTGYALMAMGLVQLSGRRRKLTDCLLLVVALSLSVAVGYMHWYADNQTRAAIFNANTAAFLGVSCVVILRDFFLDRLPARWGLLASLAAAMGFSTLVAVGMIFPQYGPVEPRYAFFMLIICHFSVALFVVVLVQERAETQLRRLANTDVLTGIPNRQHFLASVPNEFKEGDAFIMIDIDHFKSVNDRYGHETGDVVLVGVAQAIAAAAGRTVTFGRLGGEEFALFLRDQTEETAVAKAEQIRGTVNALTFASGTETIVPSVSAGVAVWRGDCNAQKLRDRADQALYLAKRGGRDRVELYANPQSTEEHPSSAAATAVAQPSSGSRHPRPGELAA
- a CDS encoding glycosyltransferase yields the protein MPIIAVAMFVISGNWRAKLTSPIAPGSRPSQSFLKALVALSSISPRLNPPNIHMSSTKLKHAGDMKRDQLAEGGLMPVNLQSIGARSRNLLSPSIDGKVSSSAMRKLRILHLLFADEIAGSERHCIDLANGQAALGHEIHVAGFRGSPIIPLLSDKVNFHGFSTALLRGMRLRQLIARAGIEVAHAHHSPGSRALASVPDGVTTIATLHVGFKPKRHARMNGVICVNRDQLSRLAGYDGQAGLISNWLPDAASGEAVDLRSKLNLPRETRLVGAVGRLHPSKGNDVLIAAFRRSAPENTALVIVGEGPQRSELKKIAGGDRRIHLPGYTDNVSGFLRNLDLFVSPSREESFGLAILEAMREGLPIIATATKGPSEYLHGHPVALVQPGSIDDMSAALTDAFKPQGVVSHARVGYDLTAFSRSTGIANVLDFYCEVADRKQRVDTSLAKAPLLYVCQTQE
- a CDS encoding cytochrome b, whose product is MSRARYPLAIRVLHWIMAAIVLAMIALGWAMTSAGESGPEALYPLHKSFGLLILILVSLRLVFRIWARVPALPTGLRKWEVAAAKAAHITLYVLMIVVPLMGYAMSSSFTQSDGVVFFGITVPELLPKDDTQFRLFQLLHRLLAYTLLFVVALHVLAVLKHRFFDRNKENDVLSRML